The Lipingzhangella halophila genome segment CGGGGGCGGCTCGCCGGGGATCTGCTCGAAGCTGACGCTCAGCTCGCCCACCTCGCGCGGCTCACTGAACTCGACCTCCAGCCACTCGCCGAGGGCCCCGCCGTACGCGCTGGAGCGCCAGGAGGTGCCCTCGAACCCGTCGAACGCCGCGAACGGGGCGCGGCCCGGGTCGCGGACCTCGGGGCTGGCGTTGGCGCCGGACTCCGACGAGGAGGCGCTCACCGACTCGATGCCGGAGTACTCGGCCACGGACGTGAAGTCCTCCCAGGCCGGGTCCATGATGTCGGGCGCGGGCGCGTCGCGTTGCAGCTCCTCGTCCGCGGCGAGGGTGTTGCTGGTGTTGTGGCGCACGTCGGAGTAGACGATCTCCCGGCGCCGCGAGGTGTCGGTGACGACGGTGTCCTCGGCGGCGATGTCCTCCGCCCCGGGGTCGTCGCCGACGATGACCGGACGGTCGTCGCGCAGCATGCCCCGCTCGGCCATGGCGAGCAGCGACTCGGGGCCGCCGGTAACCCGCAGCGCCTCGTCGGCCGGCACGGTACCCACCGTGGGAGCGGCGCCGGCCACGGTGTACACCTGGACGGCACGGTAGGGCTGGTCGGTGTACTCCGCTGCGCGGTGCACCTCCAGGGAGCCGATCTCGGGACCGAAGGACTTCTCGTGGCTGATACCGGGGGACTCCGCGAGTGCCTGGTGCACCCGGGCCGGCCACCCGCCATTGTTTCCGCTTCGCTGCAGATCGTTGCGCACGAGCAGGTGGGTCACACCCATACGGGCCAGTGCCGCGGTCAGGCCCGCGGACCCGCGGCCGGACGAGATGCGCTGGTCGATCTCCTGGTTCAGCCGCGAGACGCCGGCCGACCCCCAGGGGATGATCTGGTGGTTGGTCCAGGCGCTCTCCATGAGGGGTTGCATGGGCTCGTCCATGGGCCGGCCCCACTCGTACTCGCCGCGCGCGGATCCGGGCACGGCCATGGTCATGCCCGCGTGGGCGTTCTCGTCGATCCAGTCGGTTGCCTCGTACCAGTACTCCGGGATCTCCCCGAAGGACCCGTTGGGCGCCACCCCGACCGTGGCGACGGGGGTGAGTGTCGCGGTGAACGCCACCGCGCTGACGCCGGCGACCGAGCGGCGGGCGACGGAGGGCGGCAGGGCGAGCGCGCGCATGATCCCGGCGCGGCGGTCGGCGTTGTCCCGCCCGATCGCCACCGGTAGCTGCGCGAGGCCCAGCGCCACCGGCAGCCGGATCGCGGCGTCGAACTTGTGGATGTTGCGGAAGGGGCTGAGCACCCCGTCGAACATCGGCTGGACCGACGGCGCCAGCGCCCCGCTCAAGGATCCGGTGTAGCCGGACACGATGATCGCGGTGCCGGTGAGCACGCACAGCGCCAGGAACGTCCGCTCCGGCATGCGGCGGTGCACAAGGCCGGTCAGGCCGAGGCCGGCGACCACCGCCGTCGCCGCGACCAGCCACGGCGTGGTGGCCAGCTCCGCTCCGGCCGGCAGCGTCGCCTGCTGGGTGGGGACATAGCCCATCCAGTTGGCAGCGCCGCGCAGCGCGTTCGTGAGGGAGGTGACGCTCAGGGTGGTGGCCGCGTCCTCGGTGAACGGCATGAAGGAGAACACGTAACGCCCCATAAGGAACAGCGGGGCCAGCCACCAGAAGGACACCAGGAACAGCGCGACCAGCCACCACACGAGCAGCCGCCACTTGCGCGCACCGTTCTTCCGGGTGAGCAGGTAGAGCAGCGGTACCACCAGGACCGCCAGCTCCGAGGCCGCGTTGGTGCCGCCGCAGCACAGGAACGCCAGGGCCGACAGCATGGCCATGCGCATCGGGCTGCGGCCGTGCCGGGTGCCGTATACCAGCGGCAGCATGATCCACGGCAGCAGGAGCATCGGCTGCAGCTCGGCCGAGTTGTAGGAGAGCAGCGTGAGCACGCGCGGCGCGAGGGCGTAGGCAAGCCCCGCGACGATGCGGGTGTGCAGTGTGCCGATGCCGAGTGCCCCGGCCAGGCGCACCGTACCGAGGAACGCCGCGCACAGCAGCACGGCAAGCCAGAGGCGCTGCACCAGCCAGGGGGGCATGTCCAGGGCGATGAACAGGGCGTGGAACGGGCCGTTCGGGAAGAGATAGCCGTACGCCTGGTTCTGCAACTGCCCGAAGTAGGCGGGATCCCACAGATTCAGGGCACGCTGCAGGAAACCGAGAGGGTTGATCACCAGGTCGATCTTGGTGTCGCCGACGATCCGTTCCGGGTCGAGACTGAGCGCGAGGCCGCCGAGCAGCAGGCAGACACCGAACAGCTTGAGGCGCCGCCGCAGGGTGCCGTCAGTGTCCGTGCCGGTTCCGTTGTCGGTGGCAGGGTTAGCGTCCGCGCCCCCGCTGTCCTCCCCGCCGCGACCGGTACCGGGCAGGGTCACGTGCCCGCCTCTGGGCCGCCGGGCCCATAGTCAGAACACGCGACGAGCCGCACCATCGCGGCGCCGCTGCGCTCCCAGGTGAACCGCGCCGCCCAGGCACGGCAGTTGCGGCGGATCTCCGCCGCGCGGAGAGGATCGCTCAGCTCGACCAGAGCTTTGTCGACAACCTCTGTCAACGCCTCCCCCTCGTGCACCAACCAGCCGGTTTCTCCGTGTCGTACCGAATCGCGAAGACCGTCGACATCGTAGGCGACTGTGGGCACCCCGAGGCCGGCGGCCTCGATCACAGTGAGCCCCCAGCCTTCGAACTGTGAGGCGGTGACGTGCAGCAGCGAACCAGCGAGGATGGCGTTCTTGTCCTCCTCCGCGAGGAACCCGTGCAGCCGCACCCGGTCGTGCAGCCCCTCGCGGTCGATGCGCTCGGTCAGCCGCTCGCTCTCGGGCCCGCGCCCGACGACGTGCAGCCGCAGGTCCGGCCACGACGTGCCGAGGTCGGCGGCGATGTCGAGAACCCGGGTCACCCGCTTCTGGACGACGAGCCGGCCCAGGCTGACGATCGCGGGGTACCCCATCTCCTCCGGGGAGGGGACGCGACCGGGCGCCATCGGCTGGCTCGGCGGACTGCCGTTGTGGATGACCGCGATCGGGGCACGCCACCGCAGCTTCTCGCGCATCGCGCGGCGGGAGGACTCCGAGACGGTGACCGTGGGACAGGAGCGGTAGACGAGACTGGCGACGCGGCTCTCCAGAAACCTCCCGAACCAGGCCACAGGACGGCGGAAGTACGCGTTGAACTGCAGGTCGTGAACGTGGTGCACGATGCTGAGCACGCGGGTGCGCCGGCGCAGCACCAACGGGGTGAAGAACGGGATGCCGTTCATGCAGTCGAGCGCGGCATCAAAGCGCCACCGCCGCACCAGCAGCCAGAGGACCGCCAGCGGGTACACCGTGAACTTGGTGCCCATGCGGCGGATGTCGATACCCTCGCGCGACTCACGGCCCGCCTGGCCGGCCTCCCGGCTGGTCAGGTAGGTGACGGACGCGCCCGCGCGGGTCAGGTGCCGGCCCATGCGCCAGGCGTACTCCTCGGCCCCGCCGGCCACGGTCTGCCACGGGTCCCGCCAGTTCACCAGCACCACGCGGGTGCCGTCGAGACGGGGCTCGGGCGCCTCCGCGGAGGGGGCACGGTCGCCGAGCGGGGCGCTCTCGGGCGCGCGCCGTGCACGCGGCGCAGGTGCGGCGGGGGCCTCCACCGGTGGCCCGAACGTGGCGCCGCGAATGCGGGGTGTCGGTTCGAAGACCACTTGCTCTCCTTCTCCGCCCTCTTGCGAGCGTTCGCGCACCGACCGTTCGGCGGCGGCACGCCCGGGGTGGTGGTGCGTGGTGCCGGACGGGACGGAGAACTGGGGGTACACACGGGTGGCCGGTGCGCAAGCGGCGAGTCCTCAAAAGCCCGCGGCGCCGCCGCGCAGTAGGGCCACCTCGGCGGCTAGGGGCTGTTTCCGGGAGTGCCTAACGGCTTGGGGTCGGGTCGGGCGCCGCCGGGGTTCTGGAGGGTCCGCAGGTGGGGCGCCCGCGACCAGCGAAGCCGATTGGGCGCCACACCGGAGGTGCCCGAAGGTTCCCGGCCTCCAGGCGCCCGACCCGGCGAGCGCCAGCGAGCCCAAAAAACACAGTCGGGCGCCGCCGGGGTTCTGGAGGGTCCGCAGGTGGGGCGCCCGCGACCAGCGGAGCCGATTGGGCGCCACACCGGAGGTGCCCGAAGGTTCCCGGCCTCCAGGCGCCCGACCCGGCGAGCGCCAGCGAGCCCAAAAAACACAGTCGGGCGCCGCCGGGGTTCTGGAGGGTCCGCAGGTGGGGCGCCCGCGACCAG includes the following:
- a CDS encoding glycosyltransferase family 4 protein is translated as MVFEPTPRIRGATFGPPVEAPAAPAPRARRAPESAPLGDRAPSAEAPEPRLDGTRVVLVNWRDPWQTVAGGAEEYAWRMGRHLTRAGASVTYLTSREAGQAGRESREGIDIRRMGTKFTVYPLAVLWLLVRRWRFDAALDCMNGIPFFTPLVLRRRTRVLSIVHHVHDLQFNAYFRRPVAWFGRFLESRVASLVYRSCPTVTVSESSRRAMREKLRWRAPIAVIHNGSPPSQPMAPGRVPSPEEMGYPAIVSLGRLVVQKRVTRVLDIAADLGTSWPDLRLHVVGRGPESERLTERIDREGLHDRVRLHGFLAEEDKNAILAGSLLHVTASQFEGWGLTVIEAAGLGVPTVAYDVDGLRDSVRHGETGWLVHEGEALTEVVDKALVELSDPLRAAEIRRNCRAWAARFTWERSGAAMVRLVACSDYGPGGPEAGT
- a CDS encoding alpha-(1->3)-arabinofuranosyltransferase — protein: MTLPGTGRGGEDSGGADANPATDNGTGTDTDGTLRRRLKLFGVCLLLGGLALSLDPERIVGDTKIDLVINPLGFLQRALNLWDPAYFGQLQNQAYGYLFPNGPFHALFIALDMPPWLVQRLWLAVLLCAAFLGTVRLAGALGIGTLHTRIVAGLAYALAPRVLTLLSYNSAELQPMLLLPWIMLPLVYGTRHGRSPMRMAMLSALAFLCCGGTNAASELAVLVVPLLYLLTRKNGARKWRLLVWWLVALFLVSFWWLAPLFLMGRYVFSFMPFTEDAATTLSVTSLTNALRGAANWMGYVPTQQATLPAGAELATTPWLVAATAVVAGLGLTGLVHRRMPERTFLALCVLTGTAIIVSGYTGSLSGALAPSVQPMFDGVLSPFRNIHKFDAAIRLPVALGLAQLPVAIGRDNADRRAGIMRALALPPSVARRSVAGVSAVAFTATLTPVATVGVAPNGSFGEIPEYWYEATDWIDENAHAGMTMAVPGSARGEYEWGRPMDEPMQPLMESAWTNHQIIPWGSAGVSRLNQEIDQRISSGRGSAGLTAALARMGVTHLLVRNDLQRSGNNGGWPARVHQALAESPGISHEKSFGPEIGSLEVHRAAEYTDQPYRAVQVYTVAGAAPTVGTVPADEALRVTGGPESLLAMAERGMLRDDRPVIVGDDPGAEDIAAEDTVVTDTSRRREIVYSDVRHNTSNTLAADEELQRDAPAPDIMDPAWEDFTSVAEYSGIESVSASSSESGANASPEVRDPGRAPFAAFDGFEGTSWRSSAYGGALGEWLEVEFSEPREVGELSVSFEQIPGEPPPSRVSLITDDDRTTAAVAATDEPQDLVAPPGETGTLRIRIDELAWEPEYRFGTRAGISDISVSGLDPERTLRVPGVADAENILFTGSTGTVPGCMRGSIMWVCNPEIAVQGEDAYSLDRTFELSADAASGRHSVSGEVVITDPVDVQNAANREGGYPEVDSTSTAVQHPAAMGRNAFDGDDGTIWYPDPGDEAPSLDVDLGEKTKVDAIQVNFPRPDSVLRPVRATVETGSTVREGWLDGDGQLSFAPVSTDELILTFDPPEGQPLEVSGISLPGVDPLEEIEGGDVRTVCGLGPTLRVNGERVDTRITGGSVEGQLNGSAVRYESCDDVGLQEGGNRVRVEPGNRYRIESAQIEPSGAEERDEVRTADVSEVAGWGDSERRLDVDVAEDSYLVVNENFNDGWVATVNGSDTTLEPVRLDGWKQAWLLPAGTSGTVTLSYAPDDAYHAALGIGAVLALVAGLLALRRPRGRWATRAAASPAARPGGVPRGVLIALGVGYGVWVAGAAGAGLTGAALLLVWWLSRAPSERIRYAKPGRPLLGGRVIRSLGSPWTVLVSLGCAGLALGAGNYLVLTMPFHEVSEWLGEALRGWVAQLCCLPALARLVLSLGNVSGPDRAPAADPAASAAAQEGRPGPEDSRDTRGREERDSEEVTA